The sequence below is a genomic window from Brachyhypopomus gauderio isolate BG-103 chromosome 20, BGAUD_0.2, whole genome shotgun sequence.
ACACATTGCAAGACTCGAGGAATAAGAAAACATCACGTGtccattttctttcttatttgatctatgaaatgaaatgttcaCCCCATTTGTCCAATCATATTAAGTCCCGATTGGTCGTTCGCTGCTCTCTGATTGGACtatgaaaataaaatatctgcttcagtTTGTGCATTTTAAATCTGATGCATCAAATatcaaaaagtgttttagggTGTAACTCTTCCTCACTAAAGGAGTGGTGCACCAAAGCAGACATTTACATCTGTCCAAATTCAACAGACTTTTGTTCTCTTGACAAGTATGATTTTCCAATTAATGTTGGAACATCACATTTTCAGTTTAACTGTACTGTTATTGTGTATTGTAGTACCATAATGTTAAAGCTTTAGCAGTCTACCTGTTATAGTTTTAAATGAGGTCTCTCTTGGTTAtcagttttttctttcttttctcctgCTATTCCAGACTCTCAGGAGCAGAGATCTTTTTTCAATGATACATGTGAGGTTAACGGTTCACCTGTCATCTTCCCAGGTACACCTGTTCCTGTGGGGGTCACAGATCGAGCCAGAGAGACACTTCCCTCTGGTCTGGAGGTTCAGAAGTCCAGTATTCCTGATGCTGGATTGGGAGTGTTTAACAAGGGTCAGATTATTCCGGTCAGTACACACTCAAAAACGTTTTTTTGAAAAATATCAGTTACCATGTCACACATGGAACCACGAACCAGCTAGTATAAAATTCACTCTGAATAAAGTCTGATCTTATGTAGTACAACGCTGAATAAAGTGTGTTTTGAGATCCTTTAATGTGAGTGCATCAGTTGCCAACGATTTATTTTGCTTTTACAAATGTTTCATGAGCCACATgaatttaattttgtttttgcaGCTATCCAAGATCAACCAGTGTGATGAGTACATAGATGTGAAGAGAGAGACTCACTCTAATTGGATGAGGTAGAGGATGCAGTACTGAAGTCTGCAGTTCATTGGATGTTGATTGTCTGTTATAATTAACTGAGTTGGTTATAAATCCTCCTGCAATCTTATGCATCCCTCTCATCATGgtgtttgttttctctctctgagATATGTGAATTGTGCTCGTAATGATGATGAGCAGAATCTGGCAGCCTTCCAGTGTTATGGGAAGATTTTCTACCGTTGTTGTCGACCCATTGAATCAGGACAGGAGCTCCTGGTGTGGTACGGAGACAAGAACGCTGAAGATATCAACTTCTCATTTGACTTCCTCTGGAACAAACAGTGTTCTACAGAAGGTTGTGATTTTATTTTGCTCATTTAATCTTAAATGTATGATATCAGGTCAGAGTTTGCCCTTCTTTAGCACATTTGATTTAGCTCAACATTCTTAATTCAGATATCAAGCTCACAATGTGAGTTTGGCGCCTTTGACCTACAGAAACTGTGTAGGTCATTGTGTTATCAGGATAAACGTGACTGAAAATTTGCTGAGGTTAAGACATGTACAGGCAGTTTTGAGTTtttctttcattattttatttgatGTGAAATAGTATAAATATTTATCATTCCACTCCTAAAATTTGTCATAATTATAATACATTTCACACTGATGTCTTTTTCTCTCTAGAAATGAATGGCGTCCATTCGCAGCTCTTCTCCTGCCCTGTGTGTCCATTTTCCTACACAGCTCAAGTTTACCTCCATAAGCACATCAGGAATTGCCACCATGAGGATTTTGTCAGAATGCGGAAATCAGGAGAAATTAAAATTGAAAAGGAGAGatttcactgctcagagtgtgggaagagtttcagTCAACAGTGTCATTTCCGAagtcaccagcgcattcacacaggagagaagccgtatcagtgctcagagtgtgggatgaTTTTTACTCACATGAGCAATTTCAAACAAcatcagcgcattcacacaggagaaaagccATATCTCTGCTCagtgtgtgggaagagtttcatTCAACAGGGCGGTTTCCTccgacaccagcgcattcacacaggagagaagccctatcagtgttcagagtgtgggaagtgtTTTACTGAACAGGGTaatctccaccaacaccagcgcattcacacaggagtaaAGCCgtattactgctcagagtgtgggaaaggTTTTAGTCAAAAGAGTAGTTTTTACCAACATCAGctaattcacacaggagagaagcctttTCAGTGCTTAGTGTGTGAAAAGGGTTTTATCCTTCAGATTGATCTTGAAATACATActcgcattcacacaggagagaggccatatcactgctcagagtgtgggaagagtttcacTCAACAGTGTCATCTCCGAAGTCACCagcgcacgcacacaaaaaAGAGGCCGTATtgttgctcagagtgtgggaagagtttcacTCAACAGTGTTATCTCCGTattcaccagcgcattcacacaggagaaaggCCGTATcagtgctcagagtgtgggaagcgTTTTAATGAAAAGAATCATTTCAAAGAACACCAGCGCacccacacaggagagaaaccgtATTGTTgcttagagtgtgggaagagtttcacTCAACCGGGTAGTCTACAccgacaccagcgcattcacacaggagagaagccgtatcactgctcagagtgtggaaaaAGTTTTAGAGAACAGAGTAATTTCAAACAACATCAACGctttcacacaggagagaagccatatcactgctcagagtgtgggaagagttttagtcgccaaaaaacactttacatacaccagcgcactcacacaggagagaagaagCCGTATtgttgctcagagtgtgggaagagctTTACTGAACAGAGCAGTTTCAAACAAcatcagcgcattcacacaggagagaagccgtattgttgctcagagtgtgggaagagctTTACTGAACAGAGCAGTTTCAAACAAcatcagcgcattcacacaggagagaagccgtattgttgctcagagtgtgggaagagtttcacCATCCGGAGTACTCTCCTCAAACACCACCGCATTcatacaggagagaagccgtatcactgctcagagtgtgggaagagttttagtcaaaagagtcatctccaacaacaccagcgcattcacacaggagtgaagccatatcactgctcagagtgtgggaagagttttactaaacaaAGCAATTTAAAACAACATCAGCGCATTCACACTGGAGTgcagccatatcactgctcagagtgtgggaagagtttcacTCAAGAGGGTAATTTCCGCCATCACCTGCGcgttcacacaggagagaagccgtattggtgctcagagtgtgggaagagtttttcgGCGCAATACAATCTTTAccgacaccagcgcattcataCAAGAGAAAAGCCGTATCTCTGCAAACAGTGTGGAAAGACTTTTACTCTGCAGAGAATATTACAaagacaccagcgcattcataCGGGACCCAATTAGGTAGCAGTCAAAACCACATTGCATGAAGACCTTCAAaacacacaacatgaagagcTTTTAGCAACAGCACATGCTTTTTTTGTCTGCTGAATTTCATATTATGTCTTTTGCACTATGAAATTGTAAAGCATTGGTGAAAAATGTGAAGTAGTCAATAATGAATttgtttttagttactgtttaaCATGGGTAAAAATATCTATGTATCACTGCCATAGAAAGTGATGTCTGACATAAAAACTAAATATTGACATTGTAATTGAAGGATAGTGGTCTTCAGGGGCGTTGCCTGGGTATGTAAAGATCCGGGGCTCAGcccaattttatatatatatatatatatatatatatatatatatatatatatatatatatatatattacaatgcGTACCCTGATATATAATGTTTAACACTATAatatggagttttttttttttaacaaagggTGCACAAAATCTGCAGAATGACTGTTGGTGACCTAAAGATAGTGAGCTTGTACTAAAGGACATGGACCAGGTATATTCCATTAGTAAATCCATTCCTCAATAAAGTATGCAAATCAGTATGT
It includes:
- the LOC143484154 gene encoding uncharacterized protein LOC143484154 — its product is MSSCEEVHVDFCQQFPQQLTEDVKTEACTTADEGGTSVSVHLSTPMDHQNGTVQKMPRSHTSGTTVPVGATDPARETLPSGLEVRKSSIPDAGLGVFNKGQTIAVGTHFGPYQRELMDKDETMNSGFSSMVHVDFCQQFPQQLTEDVKTEACTTADEGGTSVSVHLSTPMDHQNGTVQKMPRSHTSGTPVPVGVTDRARETLPSGLEVQKSSIPDAGLGVFNKGQIIPLSKINQCDEYIDVKRETHSNWMRYVNCARNDDEQNLAAFQCYGKIFYRCCRPIESGQELLVWYGDKNAEDINFSFDFLWNKQCSTEEMNGVHSQLFSCPVCPFSYTAQVYLHKHIRNCHHEDFVRMRKSGEIKIEKERFHCSECGKSFSQQCHFRSHQRIHTGEKPYQCSECGMIFTHMSNFKQHQRIHTGEKPYLCSVCGKSFIQQGGFLRHQRIHTGEKPYQCSECGKCFTEQGNLHQHQRIHTGVKPYYCSECGKGFSQKSSFYQHQLIHTGEKPFQCLVCEKGFILQIDLEIHTRIHTGERPYHCSECGKSFTQQCHLRSHQRTHTKKRPYCCSECGKSFTQQCYLRIHQRIHTGERPYQCSECGKRFNEKNHFKEHQRTHTGEKPYCCLECGKSFTQPGSLHRHQRIHTGEKPYHCSECGKSFREQSNFKQHQRFHTGEKPYHCSECGKSFSRQKTLYIHQRTHTGEKKPYCCSECGKSFTEQSSFKQHQRIHTGEKPYCCSECGKSFTEQSSFKQHQRIHTGEKPYCCSECGKSFTIRSTLLKHHRIHTGEKPYHCSECGKSFSQKSHLQQHQRIHTGVKPYHCSECGKSFTKQSNLKQHQRIHTGVQPYHCSECGKSFTQEGNFRHHLRVHTGEKPYWCSECGKSFSAQYNLYRHQRIHTREKPYLCKQCGKTFTLQRILQRHQRIHTGPN